Proteins co-encoded in one Lucilia cuprina isolate Lc7/37 chromosome X, ASM2204524v1, whole genome shotgun sequence genomic window:
- the LOC124418792 gene encoding uncharacterized protein LOC124418792, whose translation MLLISMCYAESLGTRELESDSDRIYFYTNITSCILAKSRCAQYNPISGELQNQFFVAGLSQTGSAVVNKFNSAANAGWTRPQPPLATVTPSTLYFNSLQVSENGDIRIITFPTATTSVNDLFCSRFPNLQQAGFGTYNC comes from the coding sequence ATCTCCATGTGCTATGCTGAGAGTTTAGGAACGAGAGAATTAGAATCTGACAGTGATcgtatttatttttacacaaacataacATCCTGCATTTTAGCAAAGTCACGTTGTGCTCAGTACAATCCAATTTCTGGCGAGTTACAAAATCAGTTTTTTGTAGCCGGTCTTTCACAAACAGGATCGGCAGTCGTCAACAAGTTTAATTCTGCTGCCAACGCAGGTTGGACTAGACCCCAACCTCCGTTGGCGACAGTAACACCCTCAacattatactttaattcattacaaGTATCAGAAAATGGTGACATTCGCATTATAACTTTTCCTACTGCCACTACAAGcgttaatgatttattttgttCCCGTTTTCCAAATTTGCAACAAGCAGGCTTTGgaacatataattgttaa